A stretch of the Janthinobacterium sp. B9-8 genome encodes the following:
- a CDS encoding maltoporin produces MKFKSVNQIFASAQLALAVCGLGFVTSAFAMPVDFHGYARSGIGSNATGGGSQSCFQLDGAGSKYRLGNECETYAEFAVGGNVFEKKETGTRFRIESRLAVSAKQFQDWESDSGKSAEFAFREMYVTAEGVGLGESKLWAGKRFYDRQDVHINDFYFWDNSGPGAGIENVDVGFAKFAYAWRQNTVTTSDTSIENLDRKIGVSGHDFRLSGIKVNPNGELTVGIDLRFANKADKDQGKATDGLGLNLMHTQNGVFGGFNKIALQYAKGNISSFASGYPNVNADSGDKAYRVVEQLMWQPENSRYSGMMAAIWQKTDPAATGKGQTWMSFGVRPTYMFTNNLGAAIEVGYDRVKPEEGDARNLLKTTAAFLVQPEKGFWSRPQLRFFATYAKWDQAAQDAAGLKAVNNPLSANGPFGNDKSGFTFGAQAEVWW; encoded by the coding sequence ATGAAGTTCAAATCAGTAAATCAGATTTTTGCATCGGCTCAGCTAGCGCTGGCTGTTTGTGGCTTAGGTTTTGTGACCAGCGCGTTCGCGATGCCGGTCGATTTTCATGGCTATGCGCGCAGCGGTATTGGCTCGAATGCCACGGGTGGCGGATCGCAATCCTGTTTTCAGCTAGATGGTGCGGGCTCTAAGTATCGCCTAGGCAATGAGTGCGAAACTTACGCCGAATTTGCTGTGGGCGGTAATGTGTTTGAGAAAAAAGAAACCGGCACACGCTTTAGAATTGAATCGCGTTTGGCGGTTTCTGCCAAGCAGTTTCAGGATTGGGAAAGTGATTCTGGCAAATCTGCCGAGTTTGCTTTCCGTGAAATGTATGTTACGGCCGAAGGCGTAGGCTTGGGTGAAAGCAAACTGTGGGCGGGTAAGCGTTTTTATGATCGCCAGGATGTGCACATCAATGACTTTTATTTCTGGGATAACTCTGGCCCTGGCGCCGGGATTGAAAACGTGGATGTGGGGTTCGCTAAATTTGCCTACGCATGGCGTCAGAACACCGTCACCACATCCGATACCAGCATCGAGAACTTGGATCGCAAGATTGGCGTGTCCGGCCACGATTTCCGCCTTTCGGGCATTAAAGTCAATCCCAATGGTGAGCTGACAGTGGGTATTGATTTGCGCTTTGCCAATAAGGCCGACAAAGATCAGGGTAAGGCCACCGATGGCTTGGGGCTGAATCTGATGCACACCCAAAACGGTGTGTTTGGCGGCTTTAATAAGATTGCCCTGCAATACGCCAAGGGCAATATCTCTAGCTTTGCTTCGGGTTATCCAAATGTAAACGCCGATTCGGGCGATAAAGCGTATCGCGTGGTTGAGCAACTGATGTGGCAGCCAGAAAACAGCCGCTATTCCGGAATGATGGCCGCCATCTGGCAAAAAACGGACCCAGCTGCGACAGGCAAGGGTCAGACCTGGATGTCGTTTGGTGTGCGCCCGACGTATATGTTTACCAATAACCTTGGCGCAGCCATTGAAGTGGGTTACGACCGTGTTAAGCCAGAAGAAGGCGATGCACGTAATCTGTTAAAAACCACCGCAGCGTTCCTCGTGCAGCCAGAAAAAGGCTTCTGGAGCCGTCCGCAATTGCGCTTTTTTGCAACTTACGCCAAGTGGGATCAAGCCGCGCAAGACGCTGCTGGCCTGAAAGCGGTGAACAACCCGCTATCGGCCAATGGCCCGTTTGGCAATGATAAAAGCGGCTTCACCTTTGGCGCTCAGGCCGAAGTGTGGTGGTAA
- a CDS encoding substrate-binding domain-containing protein: MNLRELAQLLNLSPTTVSRALNGFSDVSEKTRSKVAAAAERHGYRPNSTARKLALGRTDCVGMIYPLQPNDLNDPVFHAIVGGMTDQFNDAGIDLMLISADNHNELQTYQRITAGHRVDGLIVARTCVFDERLRYLQSCQFPFVAHGRSQMDTPYPWFDYDNEAGTRAAVERLLVLGHQRIALISAPLALNFAMQRKQGFVAAMQAASVVVDPALLQEGALTAQMGEALMYRLLKLSQRPTAVIVDNNLAAMGVLAALRQAELRAGTDISLIVFGGVAPELAMGQNITAIRQPDPREAGITLAALMLARLRGEDPASLQVLWPTLLQPGTSDQACLV; encoded by the coding sequence ATGAATTTGCGGGAATTGGCTCAGCTACTGAATTTATCGCCAACGACGGTAAGCCGTGCCTTAAATGGCTTTTCTGATGTCAGCGAAAAAACGCGGTCAAAAGTGGCTGCAGCGGCAGAGCGCCATGGCTATCGCCCCAACAGCACCGCCCGAAAACTGGCGCTGGGCCGCACTGATTGCGTGGGCATGATTTATCCGCTGCAACCTAATGATTTAAACGATCCTGTTTTTCACGCCATTGTGGGCGGAATGACCGATCAGTTTAATGATGCAGGTATCGATCTGATGCTGATTTCGGCAGATAACCATAATGAGCTGCAAACCTATCAGCGCATTACCGCCGGGCACCGGGTAGACGGGCTGATTGTGGCGCGCACCTGTGTGTTTGATGAGCGATTACGTTATTTACAATCGTGTCAGTTTCCTTTTGTAGCGCACGGCCGCTCGCAAATGGATACACCTTATCCCTGGTTTGATTACGATAATGAAGCCGGTACACGGGCAGCAGTAGAGCGTCTTTTGGTCTTGGGGCATCAGCGAATTGCCTTAATCTCAGCCCCTCTCGCACTTAATTTTGCCATGCAGCGTAAGCAAGGTTTTGTAGCCGCCATGCAAGCTGCTAGTGTGGTCGTTGATCCGGCTTTATTACAAGAAGGTGCGCTGACGGCGCAAATGGGTGAAGCTTTAATGTACCGTTTGCTTAAGCTCAGCCAGCGGCCTACGGCGGTGATTGTAGATAATAATCTGGCTGCCATGGGCGTACTGGCCGCACTAAGGCAGGCAGAGCTGAGGGCAGGTACGGATATTTCACTGATTGTGTTTGGCGGCGTTGCACCAGAGCTGGCCATGGGGCAAAACATCACCGCCATCCGTCAGCCTGATCCGCGCGAAGCGGGCATCACACTGGCTGCGCTGATGCTGGCAAGGCTGAGAGGGGAAGACCCTGCATCCTTACAAGTGCTTTGGCCAACCCTATTGCAACCGGGCACGAGCGATCAGGCTTGTTTGGTTTAA
- a CDS encoding ATP-binding protein encodes MRPVLKVPRLQRGSWATPESAVSLHSYSLFDQAGALQDWNAVFAEEFAAAKLQPGMSIDAILTACQAAVLSCDLGPFYYSNAVFSAEGDVQLTGKGLFVRMAQLSRVLLVDQASLLRSAAMQMSNTIVAEKASQEDALRRAKAEADAANHAKSQFLATMSHEIRTPLNGILGMAQLLLLEDLEKEERLNYAQIILKSGQSLLTLLNDILDLSKVEAGKFELNSAVFEPEKLLDDALSLFAYSLMQKNISVRRNWLQAADRPRYLGDASRLRQMLANLLGNAVKFTESGTVTVEAYESQREGDHAMLMFRVSDSGIGISPEQQLALFLPFSQVDNSNTRKYGGSGLGLSIVRELARLMEGEVGVESELGKGSCFWFCVRVALDFSEPAALPSSIFYENPAAKCTLPIMVVDDNPLNLTVIKTILSKLGFALELAQDGREAIQRLAAGVMPALIFMDCQMPEIDGFEATRHIRQMEITAHRPRTPIIALSAGVFEQDRQLCLDAGMDDFLAKPINIDALQATLKKWLIA; translated from the coding sequence TTGCGGCCCGTATTGAAGGTACCGCGCTTGCAGCGCGGCAGCTGGGCTACGCCTGAGTCCGCCGTGAGTTTGCATAGCTACTCTTTGTTTGATCAGGCCGGTGCATTGCAGGATTGGAATGCTGTTTTTGCCGAAGAATTTGCCGCAGCAAAATTACAACCGGGCATGAGCATTGATGCAATTCTGACAGCATGTCAGGCTGCAGTTTTATCCTGTGATTTAGGCCCGTTTTATTATTCCAATGCTGTGTTTTCGGCTGAAGGCGATGTGCAGCTGACAGGCAAAGGCTTATTTGTGCGTATGGCGCAATTAAGCCGGGTGCTGTTGGTCGATCAGGCCAGCCTGCTGCGCTCGGCCGCGATGCAAATGTCTAATACTATCGTGGCCGAAAAAGCCAGCCAAGAAGACGCTTTGCGGCGGGCCAAAGCAGAGGCAGACGCTGCAAATCATGCAAAAAGCCAGTTTCTGGCCACCATGAGCCATGAAATTCGTACGCCGTTAAATGGTATTTTGGGTATGGCGCAGCTGCTTTTACTGGAGGATCTGGAAAAAGAAGAACGGCTGAATTACGCGCAAATTATTTTGAAATCAGGCCAGAGCTTATTAACGCTGCTTAACGATATTCTGGATTTATCCAAAGTAGAGGCGGGTAAATTTGAGTTGAACAGCGCGGTGTTTGAGCCGGAAAAGTTATTAGACGATGCGCTTTCATTGTTTGCTTATAGTCTGATGCAAAAAAATATCAGCGTACGCCGAAACTGGCTTCAGGCTGCAGACAGGCCGCGCTATCTGGGTGATGCATCACGTTTACGGCAGATGTTGGCTAATTTGCTGGGCAATGCAGTGAAATTTACAGAATCCGGCACGGTCACGGTGGAGGCGTATGAAAGCCAGCGTGAGGGCGATCATGCCATGCTGATGTTCAGAGTCTCCGATTCGGGTATTGGTATTAGCCCGGAGCAGCAATTGGCGTTATTTCTGCCTTTCTCTCAAGTGGATAATAGCAATACCCGCAAATACGGCGGCAGCGGGCTGGGGCTGTCTATTGTGCGTGAGCTGGCTCGCTTGATGGAGGGCGAGGTTGGCGTTGAGAGCGAGCTGGGTAAGGGATCCTGCTTCTGGTTTTGTGTACGGGTAGCGCTGGATTTCTCGGAGCCGGCCGCTTTGCCCTCCAGTATTTTTTATGAAAACCCTGCAGCAAAATGCACCCTGCCTATCATGGTGGTTGATGATAATCCGCTCAATTTAACCGTGATAAAAACGATTTTATCCAAGCTGGGTTTCGCACTGGAGCTGGCTCAAGATGGTCGCGAAGCGATTCAGCGGCTTGCCGCTGGTGTTATGCCTGCCCTGATTTTTATGGATTGCCAAATGCCCGAGATTGATGGCTTTGAAGCAACACGTCATATTCGGCAGATGGAAATCACGGCGCATCGCCCGCGCACCCCCATTATTGCTTTAAGTGCAGGCGTATTTGAGCAGGATCGCCAGCTGTGCCTTGATGCGGGTATGGATGATTTTTTAGCTAAGCCGATTAATATCGATGCTCTACAAGCCACGCTTAAAAAATGGCTGATAGCCTGA
- a CDS encoding 5-methyltetrahydropteroyltriglutamate--homocysteine methyltransferase, whose amino-acid sequence MGIKTESIGSIPRSAKLQRALSLHDQGELSAAELEVFYDEAVKDTIMNLEAVGSPVLGDGEQRKTHSFATYGVEGNSNMAADGLCIPFHDGHIRQLPRLTSGPFRFARFAHETIGLARRYTQKPFKQAIISASALSLLYPAQGIADYPRDEFVADLLAEQEKEIRGCFAQGVSKVQLDFTEGRLSVKLDPSGQILRSFIDINNMLLDRFSPEERQKIGIHTCAGSDHDSTHSADVDYAELLPSLFEIRAGCFYIALACEKDPERVLKIIQQYRKPDQVIFVGVIDVIDPQIETAGIVCERVLQAARYIPHPYLATTDDCGFSPFCDDTSTSRETAFAKIAARIEGTALAARQLGYA is encoded by the coding sequence ATGGGTATCAAGACTGAATCGATTGGCAGCATTCCGCGGTCGGCAAAATTGCAGCGTGCATTGTCTTTGCATGATCAGGGTGAGCTGAGCGCTGCCGAGCTGGAGGTCTTTTATGATGAGGCGGTAAAAGACACGATCATGAATCTGGAGGCCGTTGGCTCGCCTGTGCTGGGGGATGGCGAGCAGCGTAAAACCCACAGCTTTGCAACCTATGGGGTTGAAGGCAATAGCAATATGGCCGCAGATGGCCTGTGTATTCCTTTTCATGATGGGCATATTCGCCAGCTGCCCCGCTTAACCAGCGGGCCTTTTCGGTTTGCACGTTTTGCGCATGAAACGATTGGCCTAGCGCGCCGGTATACGCAAAAGCCGTTTAAGCAGGCCATTATCTCGGCCTCGGCTTTAAGCTTGCTTTATCCTGCACAGGGGATCGCTGATTATCCTCGCGATGAATTTGTGGCTGATTTATTGGCCGAACAGGAAAAAGAAATTCGCGGCTGCTTTGCTCAGGGGGTAAGTAAAGTGCAGCTTGATTTTACCGAGGGGCGTTTGTCGGTAAAGCTTGACCCAAGCGGGCAGATTTTACGCAGTTTTATTGATATTAATAATATGCTGCTGGATCGGTTTAGCCCTGAGGAGCGGCAAAAAATTGGCATCCATACCTGCGCCGGTAGCGATCATGATTCCACCCATAGCGCTGACGTGGATTACGCCGAATTACTCCCCAGTTTGTTTGAAATAAGAGCAGGGTGTTTTTATATTGCACTGGCCTGTGAGAAAGACCCGGAAAGGGTGCTAAAAATTATTCAGCAATATCGTAAGCCTGATCAGGTGATTTTTGTGGGGGTGATCGACGTGATTGATCCGCAGATTGAAACAGCCGGGATTGTTTGCGAAAGAGTGCTGCAAGCCGCGCGGTATATTCCGCATCCCTATCTGGCCACCACCGATGATTGTGGCTTTTCGCCTTTTTGCGATGACACCAGTACCAGCCGTGAAACGGCGTTCGCTAAAATTGCGGCCCGTATTGAAGGTACCGCGCTTGCAGCGCGGCAGCTGGGCTACGCCTGA